One Acidimicrobiia bacterium genomic region harbors:
- a CDS encoding HhH-GPD-type base excision DNA repair protein: protein MNGVDALHWTESEQANRLLAANPLALLIGMLLDQQFPMERAFYGPYLLSERMGRPLDAGNLASIGEEELIELFKGPPAIHRYPGSMAKRTQALCRAVVDEYGGDAGQIWATAADAAELLRRLEALPGYGVAKSRIFIGILGKRLGAAPAGWQEKAADWPSIADVAVFDDVHDLRERKRAMKESPKKAEGR, encoded by the coding sequence ATGAACGGCGTTGACGCGCTGCACTGGACCGAGAGTGAGCAAGCCAACCGGCTGCTGGCCGCGAATCCCCTTGCGCTGCTGATCGGAATGCTGCTCGATCAGCAGTTCCCGATGGAGCGGGCGTTCTACGGTCCCTATCTCTTGTCGGAGCGGATGGGCCGTCCTCTCGACGCAGGCAACCTTGCCTCAATCGGCGAAGAGGAATTGATCGAGTTGTTCAAAGGGCCGCCGGCCATCCACCGGTATCCCGGTTCGATGGCGAAGCGAACACAGGCACTGTGCCGGGCGGTCGTTGATGAATACGGCGGCGATGCCGGGCAGATCTGGGCGACGGCCGCTGATGCTGCCGAGCTCCTCCGAAGGCTCGAGGCTCTTCCGGGATACGGCGTGGCGAAGTCCCGAATCTTCATCGGCATTCTCGGGAAGCGGCTCGGTGCGGCACCCGCCGGGTGGCAGGAGAAGGCGGCCGACTGGCCCTCGATTGCCGACGTCGCCGTTTTCGATGATGTGCACGACCTGCGAGAGAGGAAACGGGCGATGAAGGAGTCCCCGAAGAAGGCCGAGGGTCGCTGA
- the feoB gene encoding ferrous iron transport protein B yields MPRQAGVVALVGHPNVGKSTLFEALTGHRVIAANYPGTTVEIIRATGRRLAETFIDSPGILSFPSRTEDEQATVRVLLDEDLVGVLQVGDAKNLRRTLLLTVQLAEMGVPLTLALNMADEAHDRGIPPDSEGLSRMLGLPVVATTAVRGEGIQPLEDALRRPGLASIGVRYPEPIEAAIGELAGLLPHASITERSLALLFLAGDAVVEEWVRVRFDDRRMGEAVRVRSAAAEALGTPLSSAILEARFEVVDSLVGHTTRTRAGSHSNRMHRVGRMTTHPLWGLPLLAIVLYGMYWFVGVFGAGTLVGWLEETLFGVYINPWVVSAVGRISAWIWVQDLLVGEYGLWTMGMTYALALILPIVATFFFAFGLLEDSGYLPRLAVLTNRIFKSMGLNGTAVVPMVLGLGCVTMATMTTRILSSKRDRLLVILLLSLGVPCSAQLGVVMGMLGGVSMTAMTIWAGVVIGVLVMVGWLAARLVPGDRSVFVAELPPMRRPPLRPVVLKTVARVEWYIREVVPLFLIGSVLLFILDRVDALAWLIGVAEPLVVDWLKLPAEAATAFMMGFFRRDFGATGLFLIAGGGLLSPLQMVVSMTTITLFVPCVASVLMIAKERGAKTAVAVTVLVFPLAIFIGGVLGRALEFFGWGA; encoded by the coding sequence ATGCCTCGACAAGCAGGCGTCGTCGCTCTCGTTGGTCACCCCAACGTCGGCAAGTCGACGCTCTTTGAGGCACTCACCGGTCATCGGGTCATCGCGGCGAACTACCCGGGTACTACGGTCGAAATCATCCGGGCAACCGGACGGCGCCTTGCCGAGACTTTCATCGACTCGCCCGGCATTCTCTCGTTCCCGTCTAGAACCGAAGACGAACAGGCGACCGTGCGGGTCCTGCTCGACGAGGATCTGGTCGGGGTACTCCAGGTCGGTGATGCCAAGAACCTCCGTAGAACGCTCCTCCTCACCGTGCAGCTCGCCGAGATGGGCGTACCCCTCACTCTCGCTCTCAACATGGCCGATGAAGCGCATGACCGCGGTATCCCGCCCGATAGCGAGGGTCTCTCCCGGATGCTGGGACTTCCGGTGGTGGCTACAACGGCAGTACGCGGCGAGGGGATCCAGCCCCTCGAGGACGCCCTGCGCCGACCGGGCCTCGCTTCGATAGGAGTCCGGTATCCGGAGCCCATCGAGGCGGCGATCGGCGAACTCGCCGGACTCCTGCCGCACGCCTCCATCACAGAACGGTCTCTGGCTCTGCTCTTCCTGGCCGGAGATGCGGTGGTTGAAGAGTGGGTGCGAGTCCGGTTCGACGATCGTCGGATGGGAGAGGCGGTGCGAGTTCGCAGCGCAGCGGCCGAGGCGCTCGGAACACCCCTGTCCTCGGCGATTCTCGAGGCGAGGTTCGAAGTCGTGGACTCACTGGTCGGCCACACGACCCGGACTCGGGCGGGATCACATTCGAACCGAATGCACCGGGTCGGCCGGATGACGACCCACCCCCTCTGGGGGTTGCCGCTGCTGGCGATCGTCCTCTACGGGATGTACTGGTTCGTAGGTGTATTCGGAGCCGGGACCCTGGTCGGGTGGCTCGAAGAGACCCTGTTCGGCGTCTACATCAACCCGTGGGTGGTTTCCGCAGTCGGGAGAATCTCGGCATGGATCTGGGTCCAAGACCTCCTGGTGGGAGAGTACGGTCTGTGGACGATGGGCATGACCTATGCCCTGGCGTTGATTCTCCCCATCGTGGCGACCTTCTTCTTCGCCTTCGGCTTGCTCGAGGATTCCGGCTACCTGCCGAGGCTGGCAGTCCTCACCAACCGAATCTTCAAGTCGATGGGCCTCAACGGGACCGCCGTCGTTCCCATGGTGCTGGGTCTCGGCTGCGTGACGATGGCCACGATGACAACGCGGATCCTTTCCTCCAAACGTGACCGGCTCCTTGTCATCCTGCTGCTGTCTCTCGGCGTCCCGTGCAGTGCCCAGCTGGGTGTTGTGATGGGCATGCTCGGAGGAGTCTCGATGACTGCGATGACGATCTGGGCGGGAGTGGTCATCGGCGTACTGGTGATGGTCGGCTGGTTGGCCGCCCGTCTGGTGCCCGGCGATCGGTCCGTGTTCGTCGCCGAGTTACCCCCGATGCGTCGCCCCCCGCTGCGCCCGGTGGTGCTCAAGACGGTCGCCCGGGTCGAGTGGTACATACGCGAGGTCGTTCCCCTGTTTCTCATCGGGTCGGTTCTGCTGTTCATCCTCGATCGTGTCGATGCTCTCGCATGGCTGATCGGGGTGGCCGAGCCCCTGGTGGTCGACTGGCTGAAGCTGCCGGCCGAAGCGGCGACGGCCTTCATGATGGGGTTCTTCAGGAGGGACTTCGGCGCCACCGGCCTGTTCCTGATTGCCGGGGGCGGGCTCCTGTCTCCGCTTCAGATGGTGGTGAGCATGACGACGATCACTCTGTTTGTCCCCTGCGTGGCCAGTGTGCTGATGATCGCCAAGGAGCGCGGGGCCAAGACGGCAGTCGCGGTGACCGTCCTGGTCTTCCCGCTGGCGATCTTCATCGGTGGAGTTCTGGGACGCGCACTCGAGTTCTTCGGGTGGGGCGCATGA
- the udk gene encoding uridine kinase yields MVIGIAGGSGSGKSTIAERVVNGIGRDRVLLVEHDAYYRDRPELSAEERASINYDHPNSLETELLVEHVRSLLAGKRIEQPQYDFGTHARRPESLVVEPHRVIMLEGILVLAEEALRNLMDLKIYVDTDADLRLARRIERDIRDRGRTPDSVVEQYLRSVRPMHLQFVEPSKRYADIIIPEGYNSSAVGTVIGMIREYLARE; encoded by the coding sequence ATGGTCATCGGCATCGCCGGTGGATCCGGGTCGGGGAAGAGCACCATCGCCGAGCGGGTCGTAAACGGGATCGGCAGGGACCGTGTTCTGCTTGTCGAGCACGACGCGTACTACCGGGATCGGCCGGAGCTGTCCGCCGAGGAACGGGCGAGCATCAACTACGACCATCCGAACTCGCTGGAGACGGAGTTGCTCGTAGAGCATGTCCGGAGTCTCCTGGCGGGCAAGAGGATCGAGCAACCGCAGTACGACTTCGGTACCCATGCCCGCCGCCCCGAGTCGTTGGTCGTGGAGCCGCATCGGGTGATCATGCTGGAGGGAATCCTCGTGCTGGCCGAGGAGGCCCTGCGCAATCTCATGGATCTGAAGATCTACGTCGACACGGACGCCGACCTCCGACTCGCCAGGCGGATTGAGCGTGATATTCGCGATCGAGGGCGGACTCCCGACTCGGTGGTTGAGCAGTACCTGAGGTCGGTACGACCCATGCACCTGCAGTTCGTCGAACCTTCGAAGCGCTATGCCGACATCATCATCCCGGAGGGCTACAACTCCAGCGCGGTCGGGACTGTGATCGGGATGATCCGGGAGTACCTGGCCCGGGAGTAG
- the ybaK gene encoding Cys-tRNA(Pro) deacylase, which yields MGKTRAIQALERAGAQFQVHRYRVDPTDGSYGEAVAAAVGVNGSRMFKTLVASVDGNPTVGIVPVNRQLSLKALARAAAGKRAHLAHSSDAERLTGYVVGGISPFGRVKEIPVFVDESAFEHETVYVSGGQRGIQLEVAPDLLVSMNSAKRAQIAD from the coding sequence GTGGGCAAGACGAGGGCCATTCAGGCGTTGGAACGGGCCGGAGCACAGTTTCAGGTCCACCGCTATCGCGTCGACCCGACGGACGGATCCTACGGCGAGGCGGTAGCCGCCGCCGTCGGTGTAAACGGCAGTCGTATGTTCAAGACGCTCGTGGCTTCGGTCGACGGAAACCCGACGGTCGGCATCGTCCCGGTGAACAGGCAGCTCTCCCTGAAGGCGCTCGCAAGAGCCGCGGCCGGAAAGCGGGCGCACCTGGCACACTCCAGCGACGCCGAACGACTGACCGGCTACGTCGTCGGCGGAATCAGTCCATTCGGACGGGTCAAGGAGATCCCCGTGTTCGTCGACGAATCCGCCTTTGAACACGAAACCGTCTACGTGAGCGGCGGACAACGCGGGATCCAGTTGGAAGTCGCTCCGGATCTGCTCGTCTCGATGAACTCCGCGAAGAGGGCGCAGATCGCCGACTGA
- a CDS encoding FeoA family protein — translation MTLTIACALCGTRFDPEAEVACGSCPMSGACTLTCCPECGYTTVDINSSRSAGLLARLFPSRSDGRPVGSTLDGAAIGVRVAIAGFSDAMTTGHRELLRAYGIEPGRTVLVEQHSPVTVVGVDETEIALESGLAELVFVKAET, via the coding sequence ATGACGCTCACAATTGCCTGCGCTCTCTGTGGCACGCGGTTCGACCCGGAGGCCGAAGTTGCGTGCGGATCCTGTCCGATGAGCGGAGCCTGCACGCTGACGTGCTGCCCGGAGTGCGGGTACACAACGGTCGATATCAACTCCTCGCGTTCGGCCGGGCTGCTGGCTCGCTTGTTTCCCTCCCGGTCGGACGGCCGGCCGGTCGGATCGACCCTCGATGGCGCCGCAATCGGAGTGAGAGTGGCCATCGCCGGCTTCTCCGACGCGATGACAACCGGCCATCGCGAACTGCTGCGCGCCTACGGCATCGAGCCCGGCCGCACCGTATTGGTGGAACAGCATTCACCCGTGACCGTGGTCGGGGTAGACGAGACGGAGATCGCTCTGGAATCCGGCCTGGCCGAGCTCGTCTTCGTCAAGGCCGAAACCTGA
- a CDS encoding WYL domain-containing protein gives MRADRLLSELLMIQRHGRVRARDLARELEVSVRTIYRDWYSLRVAGVPIITETGPDGGARLYGDWRTELTGLTAREIDALALLAASEPVGSSARTLTTALAKLSAALPAEHRLPPGRIHFDVEASEAALGTLSRAVNLGICVDVEIIRVFDTLITHRVRPIGLVSSNDRWHLIWMQPDDRIRVDPLSAIASAEITDVPFDRPAQFDLAGFWKEHVTVIAAAHHTYVVRLLASEEAAPLLERRFGTDLSRVGPHYELRFDDIIQARSALLPWGGAVEVVAPEALRRTMRDFARQTLDRYE, from the coding sequence ATGCGAGCTGACCGGCTGCTCAGCGAACTGCTGATGATCCAAAGGCACGGCCGCGTCAGAGCGAGAGACCTGGCCCGTGAACTCGAGGTATCGGTTCGTACGATCTATCGCGATTGGTACTCGCTTCGCGTGGCCGGAGTGCCGATCATCACCGAGACCGGCCCGGACGGTGGAGCCCGCCTCTACGGAGACTGGCGAACCGAACTGACCGGCCTGACCGCCCGGGAGATCGACGCCCTGGCCCTTCTGGCGGCATCAGAGCCTGTCGGCTCGTCGGCGAGGACACTGACGACGGCCCTGGCCAAACTGAGCGCTGCCCTTCCGGCGGAACACCGCTTGCCACCCGGCCGAATACATTTCGACGTCGAGGCGAGCGAGGCGGCCCTCGGGACGCTCAGCCGGGCGGTCAATCTCGGCATTTGTGTCGATGTGGAGATCATCCGCGTGTTCGACACCCTGATCACGCACAGGGTCCGGCCGATCGGACTGGTCTCGAGCAATGATCGCTGGCATCTCATCTGGATGCAGCCCGACGACAGGATCAGGGTCGATCCGCTGAGCGCGATCGCCTCCGCCGAAATCACCGACGTACCGTTCGATCGTCCCGCCCAGTTCGATCTGGCCGGGTTCTGGAAGGAACATGTGACGGTAATCGCCGCCGCACACCACACCTACGTCGTGCGCCTGCTGGCGTCGGAGGAAGCGGCGCCGCTGCTCGAACGGCGGTTCGGAACCGACCTCAGCCGGGTCGGACCACATTACGAACTCCGCTTTGATGACATCATCCAGGCCCGTTCGGCCCTTCTGCCCTGGGGTGGGGCGGTCGAGGTCGTCGCGCCGGAGGCGCTTCGTCGGACTATGCGAGATTTCGCCAGGCAGACCCTCGACCGGTACGAGTAG
- the proC gene encoding pyrroline-5-carboxylate reductase produces the protein MSHEHPSVAILGAGAMGEALAMGLLEAGWAHSDIDLAARRVERARRVEAGTSCRCVLEPAEILAGKDVVVVAVKPRDVHHLLAQINPVVEAGHLFLSLAAGVPTSVFEKALGEVAVVRAMPNTPAIVRQGISGMAGGAFASADDLDLAEQVLSAVGPVSRLEEHLLDAVTAVSGTGPAYAFLLAEALTEAAIREGLPRDVAELLVHQTIKGAGHLLVDTRRSPFELRSEVTSPGGTTAAAMHVLEERGFRALVEDAVRAAAQRSKELGGFAVAAEEDS, from the coding sequence GTGAGCCACGAACACCCCTCTGTAGCGATACTCGGTGCCGGAGCCATGGGCGAGGCGCTCGCTATGGGCCTCCTGGAGGCCGGCTGGGCACATTCCGACATCGACCTCGCCGCTCGCCGGGTCGAGCGGGCCAGGCGAGTCGAAGCAGGCACATCGTGCCGCTGCGTACTCGAACCGGCGGAGATCCTGGCGGGCAAGGATGTCGTGGTCGTCGCAGTCAAACCGCGCGATGTCCACCACCTCCTCGCGCAGATCAACCCAGTGGTCGAGGCCGGCCACCTGTTCCTCTCGCTCGCCGCCGGTGTCCCCACGTCTGTCTTCGAAAAGGCCCTCGGAGAGGTAGCGGTGGTCAGGGCGATGCCGAATACCCCGGCGATCGTTCGTCAGGGCATCAGCGGGATGGCCGGGGGAGCTTTTGCCTCCGCCGACGATCTCGATCTGGCCGAACAAGTCCTCTCGGCGGTCGGTCCGGTTTCCCGGCTCGAGGAGCACCTGCTCGACGCCGTTACCGCCGTCTCGGGGACCGGGCCCGCCTATGCGTTTCTCCTCGCAGAGGCCCTGACCGAAGCCGCGATCCGTGAGGGGCTCCCCCGTGACGTTGCAGAACTCCTCGTTCACCAGACGATCAAGGGCGCCGGCCATCTGCTCGTAGACACCCGTCGCAGCCCTTTCGAGCTCCGTTCCGAGGTCACCTCCCCGGGCGGCACGACCGCGGCGGCGATGCACGTCCTCGAAGAGCGAGGGTTTCGAGCTCTCGTGGAGGATGCCGTGAGGGCAGCCGCCCAGCGATCGAAGGAACTCGGCGGGTTCGCAGTCGCCGCGGAG
- a CDS encoding NAD(P)-dependent oxidoreductase has translation MTEKIGFVGLGIMGSGMARNLLEKGHDVTVWNRTRSRTEQLAEAGAAVADSPREVAAKCGITMICVSDTPDVEAVLHGEEGILAGLSAGDLVIDHSTISPSATLRLATQVEDSGASWLDAPVSGGSEGAARGTLSIMVGGDGAQFDRATPYLEAFATTITHVGPIGSGQLVKLVNQILVVGTQLAVSEALLFAEAGGLDLEKTLSAVKGGAAGSWMLANRGPQMIVRDWRPGFTIDLQQKDLRLVLEAADELGSPLPGTSLVFQMYRALQRRGFGGDGNHALVKALEEMSGLELGG, from the coding sequence TTGACCGAGAAGATCGGGTTCGTCGGGCTGGGGATCATGGGTTCTGGGATGGCTCGCAACCTCCTCGAAAAGGGTCACGATGTCACCGTCTGGAACAGGACCAGATCGCGTACGGAGCAGCTGGCCGAGGCCGGAGCAGCAGTCGCCGATTCTCCGAGAGAAGTTGCTGCGAAGTGCGGAATCACCATGATCTGCGTCTCAGACACTCCCGATGTCGAGGCCGTCCTGCACGGCGAAGAAGGCATCCTGGCCGGACTGTCCGCCGGCGACCTCGTCATAGACCACTCGACGATCAGCCCCTCCGCAACCCTTCGACTCGCGACACAGGTCGAGGACTCCGGGGCCTCCTGGCTCGATGCTCCCGTCAGCGGAGGTAGCGAGGGAGCGGCGCGGGGCACGCTGTCGATCATGGTCGGCGGCGACGGCGCCCAGTTCGATCGAGCAACCCCCTACCTCGAGGCATTCGCCACGACAATTACCCACGTCGGCCCGATCGGGTCGGGGCAGCTCGTCAAGCTCGTCAACCAGATTCTGGTCGTCGGAACGCAGCTGGCGGTGTCCGAGGCGCTTTTGTTCGCCGAGGCGGGCGGTCTCGATCTCGAGAAGACTCTGAGCGCCGTGAAGGGCGGGGCGGCCGGTTCGTGGATGCTCGCCAACCGTGGCCCGCAGATGATCGTCCGGGATTGGCGGCCGGGTTTCACGATCGATCTGCAACAGAAGGACCTGCGCCTCGTTCTCGAAGCTGCGGACGAACTCGGCTCGCCCCTCCCCGGGACGAGTCTCGTGTTCCAGATGTATCGGGCACTGCAGCGCAGAGGCTTTGGGGGCGACGGCAACCATGCTCTGGTCAAGGCGCTCGAGGAGATGTCGGGCCTCGAGCTCGGCGGATAG
- a CDS encoding carboxyl transferase domain-containing protein, with protein MPVLTSMLDQRSDEYSSNRASMEEKLSEFEQLMATSRLGGGAKYVARHKERGKLLARERIELLLDRDTPFLELSSLAGWGTDFPIGGNLVCGIGVVSGVEVAINANDPTSRAGSSNPISLAKSLRLQDIVRQNRLPLINLVESGGADLPTQADVFLAGGKWFRNLTQLSKLGIPTIALVFGNSTAGGAYVPGMSDYAVMVKDQAKVFLGGPPLVKMATGEESTDEELGGADMHSRISGLSDYLAADEHDALRIGREIVAHLNWRKLGYGPNQPSDEPLYDADDLLGIVSADLKVPFDMREVLARVLDGSRFDEYKMVYGTSLVTGWGSIHGYPIGVVANQRGVLFSEEAQKAAEFIQLCNRYDTPIIFIHNTTGYMVGKEYEQGGMIKDGAKMVNAVANSTVPHISLMAGASYGAGNYGMAGRAFDSRFVFGWPGHKVAVMGGEQLAGVMSIIGRAGAEARGQEIDEAAAELSRRAIEDQIEREALAYYSTGRVRDDGIIDPRDTRTVLGIALSAIHSGPVQGTGEFGVFRM; from the coding sequence ATGCCGGTACTGACCTCGATGCTCGACCAACGATCCGACGAGTACTCGTCCAACCGCGCCTCCATGGAGGAGAAGCTCTCGGAGTTCGAACAGCTGATGGCGACCTCCCGCCTGGGAGGTGGCGCGAAGTACGTCGCCCGGCACAAGGAGCGCGGCAAGTTGCTGGCCAGGGAGCGGATCGAGTTGCTGCTCGACCGCGATACCCCGTTCCTCGAACTCTCCTCGCTGGCCGGTTGGGGTACCGACTTCCCGATAGGTGGCAATCTCGTCTGCGGCATCGGAGTCGTATCCGGGGTGGAGGTGGCGATCAACGCCAACGACCCGACGAGCAGGGCAGGATCTTCGAATCCGATTTCCCTCGCCAAGAGTCTCCGGCTGCAGGACATCGTTCGCCAGAATCGCCTGCCCCTCATCAACCTCGTCGAATCGGGAGGGGCCGACCTGCCGACCCAGGCCGATGTCTTCCTGGCGGGAGGCAAGTGGTTCCGCAACCTCACCCAGCTATCGAAGCTGGGAATCCCGACGATCGCACTCGTCTTCGGCAACTCGACGGCCGGCGGCGCCTACGTGCCCGGCATGTCCGACTATGCGGTGATGGTCAAGGATCAGGCAAAGGTCTTCCTGGGTGGCCCGCCGCTCGTGAAGATGGCCACGGGTGAGGAGTCGACCGACGAGGAGTTGGGCGGCGCCGACATGCACTCCCGGATCTCGGGACTCTCCGACTACCTGGCGGCGGACGAACACGACGCACTCCGCATTGGACGCGAAATCGTCGCCCACCTCAACTGGCGCAAACTCGGCTACGGACCGAATCAGCCGTCCGACGAGCCGCTCTACGACGCCGACGATCTCCTGGGAATCGTCTCCGCCGACCTGAAGGTGCCGTTCGACATGCGAGAGGTGCTGGCACGCGTGCTCGATGGATCGCGATTCGACGAATACAAGATGGTGTACGGGACCTCGCTGGTGACCGGGTGGGGCTCCATCCATGGTTATCCGATCGGGGTCGTGGCAAACCAGCGCGGCGTCCTCTTCAGTGAAGAGGCACAGAAGGCGGCTGAGTTCATTCAACTCTGTAATCGCTACGACACCCCCATCATCTTCATCCACAACACGACCGGTTACATGGTGGGCAAGGAGTACGAGCAGGGCGGGATGATCAAAGACGGTGCCAAGATGGTGAACGCGGTGGCCAACAGCACGGTGCCTCACATTTCCCTGATGGCAGGGGCCTCCTACGGCGCGGGCAACTACGGCATGGCCGGCCGGGCATTCGACTCACGTTTCGTGTTCGGCTGGCCCGGCCACAAGGTGGCTGTGATGGGCGGGGAGCAGCTCGCCGGCGTGATGTCGATCATCGGCAGAGCCGGGGCTGAAGCCCGCGGCCAGGAGATCGACGAAGCGGCCGCGGAACTCAGCCGCCGGGCAATCGAAGATCAAATCGAGCGAGAGGCACTCGCCTACTACTCGACCGGCCGGGTTCGCGACGACGGAATCATCGATCCGCGCGATACGCGGACGGTCCTGGGCATTGCCCTCTCTGCTATTCATTCGGGACCGGTGCAGGGCACCGGCGAGTTCGGGGTGTTCCGGATGTGA
- a CDS encoding GyrI-like domain-containing protein, which produces MEDMVVEIRDLEAIDVVSALGFGSEPEMEAWSLIQEFAAANGIDIESGEHRFFGFNNPNPTPGSPNYGYEQWMTIDADTAVEQPLTRKHVPARRYAVTRFKGIENITDTWRRFVAWFEESGLRPGPGWNECLEELLTPITQPPEDWEFDLYLPLAEGSEI; this is translated from the coding sequence ATGGAAGACATGGTGGTCGAGATCAGAGACCTGGAGGCGATCGACGTGGTGAGCGCGCTGGGATTCGGTTCGGAACCTGAAATGGAGGCGTGGTCGTTGATTCAGGAGTTCGCAGCGGCGAATGGGATCGACATCGAATCCGGCGAACACCGATTCTTCGGCTTCAACAACCCGAATCCGACTCCCGGAAGCCCGAACTACGGCTACGAGCAGTGGATGACCATCGATGCCGACACGGCCGTCGAGCAACCACTGACCCGCAAGCATGTGCCGGCGCGCCGGTATGCGGTAACCCGTTTCAAGGGCATCGAGAACATCACAGACACCTGGCGGCGGTTCGTCGCCTGGTTTGAGGAGAGCGGCCTGCGGCCCGGCCCGGGATGGAACGAGTGCCTCGAGGAGTTGCTGACACCGATAACCCAACCCCCGGAAGACTGGGAGTTCGACCTGTATCTCCCGTTGGCGGAAGGCTCCGAGATCTAG